Proteins from a genomic interval of Fundulus heteroclitus isolate FHET01 chromosome 21, MU-UCD_Fhet_4.1, whole genome shotgun sequence:
- the eif1axb gene encoding eukaryotic translation initiation factor 1A X-linked b, which produces MPKNKGKGGKNRRRGKNENESEKRELVFKEDGQEYAQVIKMLGNGRLEAMCFDGTKRLCHIRGKLRKKVWINTSDIILVGLRDYQDNKADVILKYNADEARSLKAYGELPEHAKINETDTFGPGDDDEIQFDDIGDDDEDIDDI; this is translated from the exons ATGCCCAAAAATAAAG GTAAAGGAGGAAAGAACCGGCGACGTGGAAAGAACGAGAATGAGTCTGAGAAGAGGGAGCTGGTGTTCAAGGAGGACGGCCAGG AGTACGCTCAGGTGATCAAGATGTTGGGCAACGGCCGCCTGGAGGCCATGTGCTTTGACGGAACCAAGCGGCTCTGCCACATCAGAGGAAAGCTCCGGAAAAAG GTCTGGATTAACACGTCAGACATCATCCTGGTGGGCCTGAGGGATTACCAG GACAACAAGGCCGACGTGATCCTGAAGTACAACGCAGACGAGGCCCGGAGTCTGAAGGCCTACGGAGAGCTTCCAGAACACG CTAAAATCAACGAGACGGACACGTTCGGACCTGGAGACGACGACGAGATCCAGTTCGACGACATCGGAGACGACGACGAGGACATCGATGAC ATCTAA